The Candidatus Nitrosocaldus cavascurensis genome segment GTATGCCTCGCTACTCCCCACTACCAACCCATCTTATGAAGAGTCTTTTATTAAACCTTATTATCTACCAATAGGAGGGATGATGATGAATAGGCTACTCATAGCAGGTCTGATAGCTGGGGCTACAGTTATGGCTCTTCTCTTAGCATTGCCTAGAGGCGGGGTACCCTTACCTGAACCAGAGAAGAGGTTGGAGGTTATAGCAAAGAACCTTGAGGTGCCATGGAGTATGGATATGGATCATGATGATGGTATCTTATACTTCACTGAGCGTGTTGGTAGACTTAACATCATAGATAAGGATGGTACTGTAAGGACCATATACTCAAGGGAGGTAGCAAGCATAGGGGAGGCAGGGTTGCTTGGTCTAGCATTAGATCCAGAGTTCAAGAGCAATGGCTACATATACCTTTACTACACATACTCCACAGAATCAGGCTTATTCAACAGGGTAGTTAGGCTTGAGAAGGTTGGTGCTGATGGTAACTATAGGGAGCATGTACTGCTAGATGGTATACCTGGAGGAGAGATACACAATGGAGGTAGGATAAAGTTTGGACCAGATGGGATGCTCTACATAACAACTGGGGATGCAGGTAGAGCAGAACTTGCACAGGATGTAAACTCCCTAGCAGGTAAGATACTTAGGATAAGGAAGGATGGCTCGATACCAGAGGATAACCCATTCAATAACGCTGTATACTCATATGGGCATAGGAACCCTCAAGGGCTTGCATGGCACCCTACAAGCAAGAACCTATATGCTACTGAGCATGGTCCAGTAGCAGAGGATGAGATAAACCTGATAAGAAAGGGGGCAAACTATGGATGGCCTATAGAGACATGCTCCAAAGCTGAGAGGTATGAGAAGCCTATCCTCTGCTATACTGTGAGCATAGCCCCAGCAGGTGCAGCATTTGCAGAGTATGGAGGTAGCATGAGCCTATTCTACGCAACACTAAGAGGCCAGCATGTTGAAAGGATAGTATTCGATGAGGGTGAGAATATTGTAAGAATAGAGAACTTCCTTACTGGCTTAGGTAGGATAAGGGATGTGTATGCCAACAAGGATGGCTACCTTTACATAGCAACAAGTAATAGAGATGGAAGAGGCATACCGATAGGGGATGATGATAGGATAGTTAGGGTGAGACTAACAGATATTACAGATTAAACCTATAAGATATTTAAATGATAGTGTATTAGTTGAGTGGTGAGGAACGAATGGTTCATACCTCTCTCAGTAGCTGTTGTAGGTATTGTAACATCATTGCTCCTCCTCTACTCTCATGATGGATATGCACTGCTATACTATGGTGATTCTGTATCCCATCTAGTAGGCTCAAGGAAGATCGTAGATTGGGAGAATCCAGGCTTGGAGCAGATAGGCACTGTATGGTTACCCCTGCCACATATACTGTTCCTTGTCCCATCTCTAATAGATCCTCTATTCACAACAGGTCTTGCAGGTACAGTGATAAGCCTGCCATCTCTAGCATTCACTACACTACTCATCTACAGGGTTATGAGGGATCAGGGTAGCATAATCCATCCCTCTACCAAAGATCATCGCATAGCGTATCTGCTTGCACTGCTCTACGCCTTCAACCCCAACATGATGTACCTAGGCATAGTTGCCATGACTGAAGCACTATTCATGCTATTTCTAGTAGCATCAATATACTACTTTCAAAGATGGCTACTACAGGGATGCTCTACAAGGAATCTACTACTATGCTCCTTGTTCATATCACTTGCAACACTCTGCAGGTATGAGAGTTGGTTCCTTCCTATACTTCTCATAGCAGTTGTCTTTACATCTGCAGTAAGGAATAGAAGCAAGGATAACGAACTGCAATTACTACCCATCATCACCTCATTACTCTCAACCACTGGCATAGCAATATGGTTAGCATGGAACTACTACATCTATGGAGATCCATTTGAGTTCAGTAATGCAGAGTACTACTCTGCTGCATGGTATGCTATACACAATCAATATCATGAGAGGTACTTCATGAATCCCTTGAATGTTTTTAGTGTTTATATGTATAACACAATTCATCTATACGGTCCTCTACTCCTAACTGGTATAACAGGAGGGTATTCCATCTATCATAGGAGTGCAAAGGATAGGATGGGGGTGATGATGATTATCATCCTCTTGCTATTCCTACTTCTTCCTCCAACATTCACAATAGTATCCATGCTTATAGGTGTAGGGGAGATGGATTATGCGTATAACTCAAGGTTCACAATACTGTTAGCCCCTCTCTTGTTCATCACGACCTTCCTCTTCCTCAATAGACTATCAGTGTACAGATGGTACATCATTACACCACTACTACTATTGCTAGTGCTATGGAACCCTCTTTTCTTGAGACTTGGAGTTGTTACATACATAGATGCTTATGCTGGTTACTCAACAAAGGATACACAACTTGCTGTTGATGCTGGAGAGGCATTGAGATCACTCTATGATAGGGGTAGGATAATGATACTTGCTGGTTCCATACTAGAGCATAGGATAATGATAACCTCTAACATTGCTCTAAACAGGTTTGATGAGATGGCTGATCATAGCACTTGGAAGGATTCCTTCAAGAGCCCATGGCTTTACGATAGATGGCTAATAATATCAAAGAGACCAGTGCATGACGCAACTAATGTTATAACACATTGGTTGGAGAGGGAGGAAGAACTCTTGATGCATTACAAGGTAGTTTACGAGAATGAGAACTATAAGATAATGAGGCTTATAGTGTTGGTTACAATCAATGAGTATTATAGTAACAACAGTAATAGCAGCAGTAGTAATAGACAAGAAAGCTTATTTTATAATGCACCTACCTATCCTAGGTAGATATGAGGTTCTATGAGCTTGATAGGGAAGGGAGGTTAGCGGTACTCAAGGATCATGCTTCCCTTACAGATGAGGATGTAGAGATTCTAAGAGAAGGTTCTGGGATAGACTTTAAGATGGCAGATAGCATGATTGAGAATGCTGTATCCTTCATCTCCTATCCATTGGGCATAGCAACACACTTCCTCATAAATGGCAAGGAGTACCTTGTGCCTATGGCCATAGAGGAGCCATCTGTTGTAGCAGCAGCAAGCAAGGGTGCAAAGGTTGCTAGGTTGAGGGGAGGGTTCACAGCCCATGCAGACCCTTCAATTATGATAGGACAGGTACAGGTCAAGGGTATCAAGGATCTTGGAAGGGCGGTGGAGGATGTGATGAAGAGTAAGGATGAACTATTGAGCATAGCAAACAGCAAGAGCAGTTTAGCAAGAAGGAATGCTGGTGCAAGGGATCTTAGGTGCAGGGTTATAGATACTGATAGTAGAGGTAAGATGCTTATAGTTGAGTTGCTTGTGGACGTGAAGGATGCCATGGGTGCAAATGTTATCAATACAATGTGTGAATCAATAGCACCTAGGATAGAGAGTATAACAAATGGTAGAGTACTCCTAAGGATACTCTCCAACTACGCTACCCATAGGCTTGTTAGGGCAACTGCAAGGTTTGCTAGGGAGGAGGTTGGTGATGATGCAGTGGAGGGGATATTGGATGCATATGCGTTTGCAGAAGCAGATGTGTATAGATGTGTTACACACAACAAGGGTGTTATGAATGGTATAATAGCCGTTGCGCTTGCAACTGCACAGGATACAAGGGCAATAGAGGCTGGTGCACATGCCTATGCTTGTAGGGATGGTAGATACTCATCCTTAACCCATTGGAGCAGGGATAGCAATGGAGACCTTGTAGGAAGCATAGAACTTCCCTTAGCTGTTGGCACTGTAGGAGGGCTAACATCTACACACCCAATAGCAAGGTTATCCTTGAAGATACTCAAGGTTGAGAGTGCTAGGGAGTTAGCATGTGTGATGGCATCTGTTGGGTTGGCACAGAACTTCTCTGCACTCTATGCTCTAGTAAGAGAAGGGATACAGGCTGGACATATGCGCCTTCATGCAAGGAAGGTAGCAATGCTTGCTGGTGCTGAAGGTAATATGCTTGATGAGGTTGCTGAGAGGCTTGCCAGAGAAGGTAATATAACGGTTGAGCATGCAAGGCAGATAATGCAGGAGATAACTCATGATATTAGCGATGGCAAAAAAGTAAGATGATGGTAAATTAAAGCAGATATTGATGCATAGCCACATATGCTTGCATATAAGCTTATAGTTAGAGGTAGGGCAGATCGTAAGTTAACATCTAGAATTATACGCTATTATCTTGATAATCTCCTGCTGACAGAGGTTAGGATATAAGCCCTACTTGCTTTCAGAGATGAGGCTTACAAGAGGGCTAGAGTTGGATATTATGCTATGCTAACCCAACATTAATATCTGCATTATTTGTTAATTAATTGCTCCCCTTATAATATGATGGGATTACTTACTGCTTCTGCTCTCTCTGCTCCTCCAACCTTATCAGTCTATTCAGTATATCTGCAAGCATATTCATTGCTCTAGTAAGATCTACCCTAGTCTCCTCATTACTCCTCTTCAACTCATTAAGGATGAGTGTTAACTTCTCAGATATCTCCCCATATTTAGCCTCTATAGCCTTAAAGTTTAGATCAGTCCTATCTGAGAATGCCCTTATCTCCTGCTTCAGATCATCCCTAACCCCTCTAACCTCCTGCTTTAGTTCAGCAAAGTTAGCATCAGTCCTATCTGAGAATGCCCTTATCTCCTGCTTAAGCTCAGCAAAGTTAGCATCTGTTCTGCAAGCAAATGACCTTAGTTCTTGCTTAAGCTCAGCAAAGTTTGTATCTGTTCTACTAGCAAACTCTCTAAACTCACCAACGTATGATCTAAACTCACCAACGTATGATCTAAACTCCTGTCTGTAATCATCAAACACACTCTGCATTGCACCAAATCCTTCCTGTAGTTCATCACCCAACTCACCATATACTATCTTGAATGACTTGAGATCCTCAACCTCTGCAGGTATGATCTCTACAGACGCTACATATGCTGGGGATGGTGCACTCTTGACCAGTTCTATGAACCTCTTCAATACATTCTCATCATCAGCTTGAGCATGTATATGCACAGAGTCATCATCCTCATTCCTAACATTACCCTTGAGTCCTAGGGCTCTAGCATGCTCTAGAACATATCTTCTAAACCCTACCCTCTGAACCTTACCTCTAACTATAAGCTTATATGCAAGCACAATGCAGATTAATGCTAAGGGTATTTAAGATTTGCTTAGACCCAATCCTAGACCTTGCTGCTTGCTCTCCTTGCTCTCTTCTCTTCTTGAAAGATCTATACCATATATCTCCCTCAACCTCTCATCATAGCATTTACCACATACAAACCCTGGTATACCATATCTCTCAAGCCTGTATGGAAATGTTATCTTTGACCCACATATACTACATCTATCTTTGCCTTTATCAAATATGCCCATGATCCTCCACGCACCTCCAGTGATCTGCCTTCTGCATACATATAAGCAATCATTGCTTAACTTCAACCATAGCATTGTATAGGTTTAGGGCAGCATCCTCACTCTCAACCCCAACTACCACTGCTGCACCAGATCTGAGCACGCTGAAGCTCCTCCCATCGCTAACAAGGGTTATGCCCATCTCACCCCTACTCTTCTCCTTGAAGCCTAGGGATGATGCCTTCCTTGCTACAGCATCAAGGTCTATGGCAAGTATGCCCTTTGGTGTTATTGAGAATGTCCTCTTACCCATATCCCTCCCACATAACTCTTCAACCTTGAATACAATGCTACCACTAGCAGTAGTAGTGGCAACTACTCTCTTACCCCTGTTTATTCCATTACATATACAATGCTCATTCCTGCTAACATCTATTGTAGAGAATGAGAGATCGTTAAGATCTATGTAGAGTAACTTGTTTAGAAGTACAGGCTCTTGACCGGTTATTATCCTAACCGCTTCTGAGACTTGAACAGCACTAACCATGTACAGTATGGATGGATGCACACCCTCTATGCTGCATGTTGGCATCTCATCATCACTCAACTCAGGGAATATACACCTTATGCATGCACTCCTTCCTGGGAGAACGGTACATGCTGAGCCAAGCATGCCAAGTGCACCACCATACACATACGGTATCCCTGCCCTAACACATGCATCGTTTAGAGCATACCTTGCATCTATGCTATCCAAACCATCTATTACTAGATCACATCCCTTTACTACATCATCAGCAGTCCCTTCGTTTATAGATACTGCTAAAGGCTCTACATCAACGCTAGGGTTTATAGCCTTCAACCTAGATGCTGCTGCCTCAACCTTAACCTTGCCTATATCAGCATCTGTGTAGAGCATCTGCCTATGCAGATTCGATAACTCTACAACATCCCTATCAACAAGCCTTATATAACCTACACCCATGGCAGTTAACTGCATCGCTATTGGGGAGCCTAAGCCTCCAGCACCAGTTATGCATACTCTAGCATTCCTTAACCTTAACTGACCTTCATAACCTATGCTATCAAGCATTATCTGCCTTGAGTAGCGCTCCACCTCATCCTCACTAAGCTCTGTAACCTTCCTCCTCTCCCTTGAAACCTCTCTTCCCATCTGCTCCTCCATCTCCTTTACCCCATTACCCATAGCCATACCCTTTACTGTTACCTCCAGCAACTGCAGGGAGTATAACTACGCTATCTCCATCATTCAACCTTGCATCTAGCCCTCCAGAGAATCTTGAATTCCTACCATTTATGTATATGTTGATTAGTGCCTTTGGCTTACCATTGCTATCTAGTACCTTTCTAGCAAAGTCATTGCCCATCATCTTCACTAAACTATCTATAGCATCCTTGAGTGTATCAGCCTCAACGCTAACCTTCCTCTCACCAGCATTCTTATTGAGTACAGATGGTATCGTTACCTCAACCCTTGCCATCCCATACCACCACCATACTACGTGCCAGCAATACTAATCATCTCTACAACATCCATATAATTAGGTTTAACTATCCTTGGCTTCCTAAGCAACCCTTCTATGGCATCTATGCTCTTAAGACCATTGCCAGTTATGTAGCATACAACATGCTCATCCTTGTCTATCCTTCCATCCTCAACTAACCTCTTCAGTGATGCTACAGCAACTCCTCCAGCAGGCTCTGTGAATATCCCTTCATACCTTGCTAGAAGGAGTATAGCATCCCTTATCTCATCATCATCAGGATCCTCAGCATAGCCATTGAACTGCCTAAGCCTCCTTAAGGCATATATCCCATCCCCAGGATCTCCTATCGCTAGACTCTTCGCTATGGTGTTTGGGTACTCAACTGGCACTATCTCATCCCTGTTACCCTTGAATGCTTCAACTATTGGGGAGCATCCCTTTGCCTGTGCTGCTGTAACCTTCACATTATCTATACCATCAACAAGGTTAAGTTCGTACAACTCCTCAAGCCCTCTACATATTGCATTGAGCATTGCACCACTTGCAACTGGCACTATGAGATGGTCTGGAACCTTCCAGTTGAGTTGCTCAACAACCTCATATGCTAGAGTCTTTGAGCCCTCAACATAATACGGTCTTAGGTTCACATTTACTATACCTATTGGCTTTGCATCTGAGATCTGTGCTGCTATCCTGTTTGCATCATCATATGTACCATCAACAGCAATGAACTCAGCCCCATACGCTAATGCTTGAGCAATCTTTGCATACTCTATATCCTTTGGTGCAAATATGTAGCATGGGAGGTCTGCCTTTGCTGCATGTGCTGCAGTTGCACTTGCCAGATTGCCTGTTGATGCACACCCAACAGCCTTAAGACCCATCTCCCTTGCCTTGGATACAGCAACACCAGCAGGTCTATCCTTGAATGAGAAGGTTGGATTAACACTATCGTTCTTGAGGTAGAGATTTCCTGCTCTAAGGCCTAGGGCATCAGCAAGCCTATCTGCCCTATGGAGGGGTGTGAACCCTGCCTCTAAACTCACTATATTTGCCTTCTCTGCTATTGGGAGCAACTCAAAGTAGCGCCAGTAACTCTTCTCCCTGTTTGCAAAGGTATCCCTGCTAACCTTTATCGAACCATAATCGTATGTAACATCCAGTGGTCCAAGGCATTCATCGCATATGTACTTGAGGGTTGGCTCATACTCCTGCTTGCACTCTCTACACCTCAACGCATTTACAATACCCATGAGCAAGACACCTATACTAGATGAGCAAATAAAGATAACTAATTTAAAGTTTAATATTACTGAAATTTCCTAACGATAATATATAGCATTACTTTACATATTGTACCTTAATAGGTTATAAATTATAAGTGTATATGCTTACCAAGTAAATATTTGAAGGATATATATAAATCATCTGATTAATCTGTTATGGAAGCATGTCCTGTTCCCTGTATGGCATGCTGGTCCACCACTCTCAACCAGATAGATTAGAGCATCACTATCGCAATCAACTAGCACATCCTTCACATACTGAACATTACCAGACTCTTCACCCTTCATCCATAGCCTCTTCCTTGACCTACTCCAGAACCATGCCTTGCCAGTCTGTATGGTAAGTTGTAGTGCCTCCTTGTTTGCATATGCAAGCATGAGCACATCCTTGCTCTTTATATCCTGCACTATCACAGGGATCAACCCTTCAGATTTAGTAAAGTCCACATCATCTATGCTTACCTGCATGAGGCTACATAGCATTAACCCATTAAAAATATTATCGCTTCTAAGTGCTTGAAGGGGTTATGATAATTTGCATAGGTTCTGTTATTCAATACTACGGAGGTTACCTTTATGAGGTCATGGGCTAACTACAAATTTGGATGTTACACTCTTAACTCCTTATCATTGGCTACTAACACAAAAGCAAAACTAGCAGATCCTAACCTCTACCCCATTATCCTTGAGATATCGCTTTACATCCCTTACCGTATACTCACCATAATGGAAGATGGATGCAGCAAGGGCAGCATCTGCACCTGTCTCCCTGAACAATGCAAGCATATGCTCTGGGCCTCCAGCACCACCAGATGCTATAACAGGTATATTAACTGCCTTGCACACCTGAGCAGTCAACTCAAGATCATAACCATCCTTCGTACCATCCTTATCTATGCTTGTTAGCAACAGTTCCCCAGCACCAAGGCTCTCTGCCCTTCTAGCCCACTCAACAGCATCCATACCAGTTGGTCTCTTCCCTCCATATATGTACACCTCATAGAAGATCTTCTCCCCATCCCTCATGCTCCTCTTCGCATCTATAGCAACTACAACACACTGCTTACCAAATACATCCTTCAGTTCAGTTATAAGGGAGGGGTTCTTCACAGCAGCAGTATTTACTGATACCTTATCTGCACCAGCAAGTAGTATGGCTCTAGCATCATCCATGCTCCTTATACCCCCTCCAACTGTGAACGGTATATCTATTGCCCTTGCTACACTCTTAACCACTTCTACCATGGTTGCCCTATGCTCTTCACTAGCAGTTATATCCAAGAATACAAGTTCATCAGCACAGTCACTGCTATAATGCTTAGCCAACTCAACTGGATTGCCAGCATCCCTTATATCCTTGAAGTGTATACCCTTCACAACTCTACCCTTATCAACATCTAGGCATGGGATTATCCTCTTTGCAAGCAATATCACCAACTCCTACATCACATCACTAATTTAATTATAATGTGGATAGCCTCTTTGCCTCTCCAACCCTTATCCTACCTTCATACAGTGCCTTGCCTAGTATAACAGCATATGCACCAGCATCCCTAGCAATCTTAACATCATCAAGCGTTGCTATCCCTCCAGATGCTATGATCTCAAGCCCTGCTCTATTAGCATCCTTCATTATCTTAATGGATGTATTGCTCAAGCCTAGCATCGTACCATCCCTTGCAGTATCTGTTACAAGGAACCTCTTAACTCCTAATGAGGAGAAGTGCTTTAACGCATCCTCCATGCTTACACCAGTGCTATCCCTCCAACCATGGATCTTAACAATACCATCCTCATGGTCCAATGCAACTATTATCCTCTCATAGCCGTGGAGTTCAAGCAATTTAGTTAATGCATGCTCATCCTTGAATGCAAGTGTAGCAAGGACTACAGCATGTACATGCTCAAGCATAGATACAGCAGCATCAAAACTCCTTATACCCCCAGCAGCCTGCACTGGTACGCTTACACTCCTGCTTATCCTCTCTACAATTGCTCTATGGTTTGTTGCTAGTGAGAGTGTTGCATTAAGATCAACGACATGGAGGGCATCTGCACCCTCTCTTACCCATGCCTTTGCTACTTCTAAAGGATCATCACTATACACAGTCTGCTTCGATGGATCACCCTTGGTTAACCTTACAACCTTGCCATCCATTAGGTCTATAGCAGGTATTATCTTCATACCCCTAACCTAGCCTAACCTTACTCTTATTCCTCCTCCTTATAAGATAAGATGGGATTGGGATCATCTCTTGAGATAGTTAAGGAAGTTGCTTAGCATATGCATCCCATCAGAGCCAGACTTCTCTGGATGGAACTGTGTACCAAAGAGGTTGCCATACTCTATTACTGCTGGGAACTCAACACCATACTCAGATCTTGCACTAACAACTCTAGCATCCTTTGGTCTTGCATGGTATGAGTGTACAAAGTACACCCATGTGCCATCATCTATACCATTCAGTAGAACACTATTACTACTGTTAGCATTTATCCTTAACCTATTCCATCCCATATGAGGGATCTTAACGCTCCTAGGCAGCATCACAACCTCTCCAGCAAGTATACTCAACCCTGGAAGGGTACCTTCTTCACTCCTCTCGAAGAGCATCTCCATGCCTAGGCATATGCCTAACATGGGCATACCAGAGCCTATAGCCTCAAGTAACCTATCCTTGTAAGGCATGATACTCTTCATTGCAGGATCGAAGTTACCTACACCTGGAAGGATTAGTGCTTTATATACATCAAGGTTATCCATACTCCTTATCACTTCCACATCTACACAAAGCCTCTCAAGTGCAACCTTTATGCTGAATATGTTGCCAGCACCATAATCGAATATAGCAATCTTGCTCATTCTATTTGATGTGGTGAAGACTCTAATTTATCTATTGTCTATCCTTAGAGTATGAATTAATTAGGAAGAAGGATAAGGGATATAACTTCAGATATGTATGTTCTACCATTAATAGAAAGATAGGTATAGGGCTTGATCTCCTGTTAGATGGTACCCTTTGTACTTGCTATACCCTTCCTTGGGTTTATCACTGCTGCATTCCTCAATGCTACTCCCAACGCCTTGCATGCTGCCTCAACCTTATGGTGATCATTGCTCCCATACTGCACCACCACATGTATACATGCATTAAGGTTCAATGCAAAGGATGTGAAGAAGTGCTCTATATCCTCCTTTACCATATCCTCAACACCATTAGCCAACTTCAGATCTATAGCATGATATGCCCTTCTCACAAGATCCAATGCTACAAATGCCAATGCATCATCCATAGGCACCATTGCATAACCAAACCTCTCTATACCATCTCTACTACCCAATGCCTTGTCAAGTGCACTAGCAAGTGTTATTGCAACATCCTCTATGAGATGATGCCTTATACCATCCTTGCTTACACCCTTCAACCTGATATCTATGAGGGAGTGTTTTGATATAGATGCTATCATATGGTCTAGGAACCTTATCCCAGTCTCTACACTGTATAAGCCATTCCCATCCAGATCAACCTCAACCTCTACACTTGTCTCATTTGTATACCTCTCTACCCTAGATCTCCTCTCCTTCTCCTGCATCTAACGATAAGATGATGCTATGGTGTTATATAAAGGGAAGGTATAAACTATCACAATGTTTAAAGTAGCCTAAGCAGTAGGTTGACATTCTCTATTATAGCATCACTTCCCATATTTATGAACATCTGCTTCTGCTTCTCAGCATCTATGCTTGTGCCATACACACCAACGAAGTATGTTCTGTAGCCATGATCGTTGGATGCACTCCTTGCCATTATAAGATCCTCTGCAGAGTCCCCAACAACTATTGCATTGTTAACATTCATAACCTTCATTGACTTGAGAAGTGCATATGGGTTAGGCTTAACAACATTCATCCTTAAACCATTCCTCTTCACATACTTATCCTCATCCTCTATGAACACAGATGCCTTTAGATTGAAGTACCCTAGCAGATCCCTCAATGCATACTCTGCTGCTATCCTACTCCTTCCAGATACTATTGCTACCTTACCATCAAACCTCTCATTGAGCATGCTTAGACAATCCTTGCTTACAACAACCTCATCATACTCTATGAACCCCCTGCCATGGTTGAATCTAGGCTCTATACCATGCATAGCAATGAATAGTTCCTTACCATAGAAGAGTTCATCGAAGAGAGTAGCTAGCATGCTTGAACCTACAAGCCCAGGGTAGCCAGTGTACTCTCTAGCAGCCTTAACAACATGAGCCTTACCAATACTTGCTAGATACTCCTCAACAGACTCTACTCCTCTAGAGTCAGCATGCCTTGCAATCTCATGTGCAAAGATCCTTGCATTATCAACATCAGCATGGTTGCTATCATCATTATAGGCTAGTGCTGCAAGTATGCATGCAAAAGTAGTATCAACATCGTTATTGAATCCACCGCTCATCCTAAATGCAAGTATCATCTGCTCATCAACGAAATCCTTCCATTCATCACCAAGCATGGATGAGAGTATCCTTCCTGCAGTCTCTACAATACATGCATTGTAAGATCTGTTTATCCTTACAAGTGTACCATCACAATCTAGCACTATAGAATCAGCATTCAATGAAGACTGGTCTATGTTGTTCTTTATTGCTATACCATCCATTATATCCCTATACTTCATGCCTAGCCTATGCTGCATATCTACCACTTTTAAATCTAATTAATTCATGCTATAATCTACCAACTATCTTTGCAAGACCATTGAGCAGCATCTCATTCATATCCCTACTACCTACAGTAGCCCTCAAGCACCCCTTGTAGCCTCCAACTCTACCTATCTTCCTGATGAGTATACCTTCCTCATCCCTTAACCTTCTATACACATCCTCATATCCATCAAGATCGAAGAGTATAAAGTTAGCATCAGACTTGAATGCCCTTATGCCTAGTATACTCATCTGCTCATAGAGCCATCCCCTCTCAGCCTTGAGGTACTCTATAACCCTTTTAACCTGCTCAGACCTCTTCAGGATTGAGATTGCAGCCTTTAGAGAGATGCTGCTAACAGCATAGGGGTATTGGATGACCCTGTTGAATACATCAGCCATCTCCTTGCATGCTATTGCATAACCAACCCTTGCACCAGCAAGCCCAAATGCCTTAGAGAATGTTCTAAAGATTATAAGGTTATCTCTCTCCACTGCTAGATCCTTCAATGAGTATCCTGCAAACTCTGCATAAGCCTCATCAACCATGACTAGACCATTGAACCTCTCTATAACATCAAGCATTAAATCTTTAGCAAACTGGTTACCTGTAGGGTTGTTTGGAGAGGGTATGTAGAATATATCTGCACTGCTCTTGAGTATGCTATCTGCACTGAATGAGAAGTTATCATCAAGCAT includes the following:
- a CDS encoding PQQ-dependent sugar dehydrogenase; the protein is MMMNRLLIAGLIAGATVMALLLALPRGGVPLPEPEKRLEVIAKNLEVPWSMDMDHDDGILYFTERVGRLNIIDKDGTVRTIYSREVASIGEAGLLGLALDPEFKSNGYIYLYYTYSTESGLFNRVVRLEKVGADGNYREHVLLDGIPGGEIHNGGRIKFGPDGMLYITTGDAGRAELAQDVNSLAGKILRIRKDGSIPEDNPFNNAVYSYGHRNPQGLAWHPTSKNLYATEHGPVAEDEINLIRKGANYGWPIETCSKAERYEKPILCYTVSIAPAGAAFAEYGGSMSLFYATLRGQHVERIVFDEGENIVRIENFLTGLGRIRDVYANKDGYLYIATSNRDGRGIPIGDDDRIVRVRLTDITD
- a CDS encoding ArnT family glycosyltransferase, yielding MRNEWFIPLSVAVVGIVTSLLLLYSHDGYALLYYGDSVSHLVGSRKIVDWENPGLEQIGTVWLPLPHILFLVPSLIDPLFTTGLAGTVISLPSLAFTTLLIYRVMRDQGSIIHPSTKDHRIAYLLALLYAFNPNMMYLGIVAMTEALFMLFLVASIYYFQRWLLQGCSTRNLLLCSLFISLATLCRYESWFLPILLIAVVFTSAVRNRSKDNELQLLPIITSLLSTTGIAIWLAWNYYIYGDPFEFSNAEYYSAAWYAIHNQYHERYFMNPLNVFSVYMYNTIHLYGPLLLTGITGGYSIYHRSAKDRMGVMMIIILLLFLLLPPTFTIVSMLIGVGEMDYAYNSRFTILLAPLLFITTFLFLNRLSVYRWYIITPLLLLLVLWNPLFLRLGVVTYIDAYAGYSTKDTQLAVDAGEALRSLYDRGRIMILAGSILEHRIMITSNIALNRFDEMADHSTWKDSFKSPWLYDRWLIISKRPVHDATNVITHWLEREEELLMHYKVVYENENYKIMRLIVLVTINEYYSNNSNSSSSNRQESLFYNAPTYPR
- a CDS encoding hydroxymethylglutaryl-CoA reductase, degradative translates to MRFYELDREGRLAVLKDHASLTDEDVEILREGSGIDFKMADSMIENAVSFISYPLGIATHFLINGKEYLVPMAIEEPSVVAAASKGAKVARLRGGFTAHADPSIMIGQVQVKGIKDLGRAVEDVMKSKDELLSIANSKSSLARRNAGARDLRCRVIDTDSRGKMLIVELLVDVKDAMGANVINTMCESIAPRIESITNGRVLLRILSNYATHRLVRATARFAREEVGDDAVEGILDAYAFAEADVYRCVTHNKGVMNGIIAVALATAQDTRAIEAGAHAYACRDGRYSSLTHWSRDSNGDLVGSIELPLAVGTVGGLTSTHPIARLSLKILKVESARELACVMASVGLAQNFSALYALVREGIQAGHMRLHARKVAMLAGAEGNMLDEVAERLAREGNITVEHARQIMQEITHDISDGKKVR
- a CDS encoding acylphosphatase, whose protein sequence is MLAYKLIVRGKVQRVGFRRYVLEHARALGLKGNVRNEDDDSVHIHAQADDENVLKRFIELVKSAPSPAYVASVEIIPAEVEDLKSFKIVYGELGDELQEGFGAMQSVFDDYRQEFRSYVGEFRSYVGEFREFASRTDTNFAELKQELRSFACRTDANFAELKQEIRAFSDRTDANFAELKQEVRGVRDDLKQEIRAFSDRTDLNFKAIEAKYGEISEKLTLILNELKRSNEETRVDLTRAMNMLADILNRLIRLEEQREQKQ
- a CDS encoding HesA/MoeB/ThiF family protein, yielding MAMGNGVKEMEEQMGREVSRERRKVTELSEDEVERYSRQIMLDSIGYEGQLRLRNARVCITGAGGLGSPIAMQLTAMGVGYIRLVDRDVVELSNLHRQMLYTDADIGKVKVEAAASRLKAINPSVDVEPLAVSINEGTADDVVKGCDLVIDGLDSIDARYALNDACVRAGIPYVYGGALGMLGSACTVLPGRSACIRCIFPELSDDEMPTCSIEGVHPSILYMVSAVQVSEAVRIITGQEPVLLNKLLYIDLNDLSFSTIDVSRNEHCICNGINRGKRVVATTTASGSIVFKVEELCGRDMGKRTFSITPKGILAIDLDAVARKASSLGFKEKSRGEMGITLVSDGRSFSVLRSGAAVVVGVESEDAALNLYNAMVEVKQ
- a CDS encoding MoaD/ThiS family protein; amino-acid sequence: MARVEVTIPSVLNKNAGERKVSVEADTLKDAIDSLVKMMGNDFARKVLDSNGKPKALINIYINGRNSRFSGGLDARLNDGDSVVILPAVAGGNSKGYGYG